A window of the Phycicoccus sp. M110.8 genome harbors these coding sequences:
- the miaA gene encoding tRNA (adenosine(37)-N6)-dimethylallyltransferase MiaA translates to MTSRPRTSRPLVVAVVGPTATGKSDLGLHLAEELGGEVVNADASQLYRGMDIGTAKLSVAERRGIPHHQLDVLDVTQEASVAAYQQAARADIAAIQGRGAHPVVVGGSGLYVRAALDVLDIPPTDPAVRARLEAEAEAVGPEAVYERLCEVDPVAAQAIEPRNVRRVVRALEVVELTGRPFSATMPRREHLQPTTTIGLRLDRGVLDDRIAQRVARMWDDGLLEEARGLERRGLRQGRTASRALGYAQALAELDGTMTREEAQAQTTAMTRRFARRQESWFTPDPRIAWLDATDPGLVPRAVALVRAAIGENDRHG, encoded by the coding sequence GTGACCTCCCGCCCCCGGACCTCGCGCCCCCTGGTGGTCGCGGTCGTCGGGCCCACCGCCACCGGCAAGTCCGACCTCGGGCTGCACCTCGCGGAGGAGCTCGGCGGCGAGGTGGTCAACGCCGACGCCAGCCAGCTCTACCGCGGCATGGACATCGGCACGGCCAAGCTGTCCGTGGCGGAGCGCCGCGGCATCCCGCACCACCAGCTCGACGTGCTGGACGTGACGCAGGAGGCGAGCGTCGCGGCATACCAGCAGGCGGCGCGGGCGGACATCGCGGCGATCCAGGGCCGTGGCGCGCACCCGGTGGTCGTGGGTGGATCCGGCTTGTACGTCCGGGCGGCGCTCGACGTCCTCGACATCCCACCCACCGACCCGGCCGTCCGAGCGCGGCTGGAGGCTGAGGCGGAGGCGGTCGGCCCCGAGGCGGTGTACGAGCGGCTGTGCGAGGTGGATCCCGTTGCGGCGCAGGCGATCGAGCCCCGCAACGTGCGACGGGTGGTGCGTGCGCTCGAGGTCGTCGAGCTCACCGGTCGCCCCTTCTCGGCCACCATGCCCCGCCGCGAGCACCTCCAGCCCACGACCACCATCGGGCTGCGGCTGGACCGCGGCGTGCTCGACGACCGCATCGCGCAGCGGGTCGCCCGCATGTGGGACGACGGGCTGCTCGAGGAGGCGCGCGGCCTGGAACGGCGTGGCCTTCGTCAGGGCCGCACCGCCTCCAGGGCACTCGGTTACGCCCAGGCCCTCGCCGAGCTCGACGGCACGATGACGCGCGAGGAGGCACAGGCGCAGACGACCGCGATGACGCGACGGTTCGCCCGGCGGCAGGAGTCGTGGTTCACGCCCGACCCGAGGATCGCCTGGCTGGACGCGACGGACCCCGGCCTCGTCCCGCGGGCCGTGGCACTCGTCCGGGCCGCGATCGGCGAGAATGACAGGCATGGCTGA
- the def gene encoding peptide deformylase, translated as MTVRPIVITGEPVLHRRAEPVQHFDAELADLVADMFETMDAANGVGLAAPQVGVGLRIFTWQMENDDGVPPRGVVVNPYVTASKPAVEDPDPHDEVEGCLSVPGESFPLKRGLSAKVTGFDVEGNEISFEASGWFARCMQHEYDHLNGFLYVDRLNDRWGKKARKAVKKQGWGVPGHSWMPGVDEDPFGHDAPDEHDL; from the coding sequence ATGACCGTGCGCCCCATCGTCATCACGGGCGAGCCCGTCCTGCACCGTCGGGCCGAACCCGTGCAGCACTTCGACGCCGAGCTCGCCGACCTCGTCGCCGACATGTTCGAGACCATGGACGCGGCGAACGGCGTCGGCCTCGCCGCGCCCCAGGTCGGCGTGGGGCTGCGCATCTTCACCTGGCAGATGGAGAACGACGACGGCGTGCCCCCGCGTGGCGTCGTGGTGAACCCGTACGTCACGGCCTCGAAGCCGGCGGTCGAGGACCCGGACCCGCACGACGAGGTCGAGGGCTGCCTGTCGGTGCCGGGGGAGAGCTTCCCGCTCAAGCGAGGCCTGAGTGCGAAGGTCACGGGCTTCGACGTCGAGGGCAACGAGATCTCGTTCGAGGCCAGCGGCTGGTTCGCCCGGTGCATGCAGCACGAGTACGACCACCTCAACGGTTTCCTCTACGTGGACCGGCTCAACGACCGCTGGGGCAAGAAGGCCCGCAAGGCTGTCAAGAAGCAGGGTTGGGGCGTGCCCGGCCACTCGTGGATGCCGGGTGTCGACGAGGACCCGTTCGGCCACGACGCCCCGGACGAGCACGATCTCTGA
- the miaB gene encoding tRNA (N6-isopentenyl adenosine(37)-C2)-methylthiotransferase MiaB, with amino-acid sequence MTTTVATPTAGAKTYDVRTHGCQMNVHDSERLAGLLETAGYVDVNSLPAGERPEAADVVVFNTCAVRENADNKLYGNLGQLRPAKTRNPDMQIAVGGCMAQKDRSTIVQRAPWVDVVFGTHNIGSLPALLDRARHNKRAEVEILESLEVFPSTLPTRRDSAYAGWVSISVGCNNTCTFCIVPSLRGKEADRRPGDVLAEVQALVDQGVVEVTLLGQNVNTYGVEFGDRLAFGKLLRACGEIDGLERVRFTSPHPAAFTDDVIAAMAETPNVMPSLHMPLQSGSDKVLKDMRRSYRSAKFLGILDKVRAQIPDAAITTDIIVGFPGETDADFEETLRVVRESRFSSAFTFQYSIRPGTPAATMPDQLPKAVVQERYDRLIELQEEISWAENRAIEGREVEVLVATGEGRKDTETQRLSGRARDNRLVHFAVPEGAEKPRPGDMVTVGVTYGAPHHLVADAALSGGAYAVRRTAGGDAWAALQDQPTGGGKPAVSLGMPGVGRPATVTAPSCG; translated from the coding sequence ATGACGACCACAGTTGCCACCCCCACCGCCGGAGCGAAGACCTACGACGTGCGCACCCACGGGTGCCAGATGAACGTCCACGACTCCGAGCGGCTCGCCGGCCTGCTCGAGACCGCCGGCTACGTCGACGTCAACAGCCTCCCCGCGGGGGAGCGGCCCGAGGCCGCCGACGTCGTCGTCTTCAACACCTGCGCTGTCCGCGAGAACGCCGACAACAAGCTCTACGGCAACCTCGGCCAGCTGCGTCCCGCCAAGACCCGCAACCCCGACATGCAGATCGCGGTCGGTGGCTGCATGGCCCAGAAGGACCGCTCGACCATCGTGCAGCGGGCCCCGTGGGTCGACGTCGTCTTCGGCACCCACAACATCGGCAGCCTCCCGGCCCTGCTCGACCGCGCCCGCCACAACAAGCGCGCCGAGGTCGAGATCCTCGAGAGCCTCGAGGTCTTCCCCTCGACCCTGCCCACGCGCCGCGACTCCGCCTACGCCGGCTGGGTGTCGATCTCGGTGGGGTGCAACAACACCTGCACGTTCTGCATCGTCCCCAGCCTGCGCGGCAAGGAGGCCGACCGCCGCCCCGGCGACGTGCTCGCCGAGGTGCAGGCGCTCGTCGACCAAGGCGTCGTCGAGGTCACCCTGCTCGGGCAGAACGTCAACACCTACGGCGTCGAGTTCGGCGACCGGCTCGCGTTCGGCAAGCTGCTGCGGGCCTGCGGCGAGATCGACGGCCTGGAGCGGGTGCGCTTCACCAGCCCGCACCCGGCGGCCTTCACCGACGACGTCATCGCCGCGATGGCCGAGACCCCCAACGTCATGCCGAGCCTGCACATGCCGCTGCAGTCCGGCTCGGACAAGGTGCTCAAGGACATGCGCCGCTCCTACCGCAGCGCCAAGTTCCTCGGCATCCTCGACAAGGTCCGGGCGCAGATCCCGGATGCCGCGATCACGACCGACATCATCGTCGGCTTCCCGGGGGAGACGGACGCGGACTTCGAGGAGACGCTGCGCGTCGTGCGCGAGAGCCGCTTCTCCAGCGCGTTCACCTTCCAGTACTCGATCCGGCCCGGCACGCCGGCAGCGACGATGCCCGACCAGCTGCCCAAGGCCGTCGTGCAGGAGCGCTACGACCGCCTGATCGAGCTGCAGGAGGAGATCTCCTGGGCCGAGAACCGCGCCATCGAGGGCCGGGAGGTGGAGGTCCTCGTCGCCACCGGTGAGGGCCGCAAGGACACCGAGACCCAGCGCCTGTCGGGCCGGGCCCGTGACAACCGCCTCGTCCACTTCGCCGTGCCCGAGGGCGCCGAGAAGCCGCGCCCCGGCGACATGGTCACCGTCGGCGTCACCTACGGCGCCCCGCACCACCTCGTCGCCGACGCCGCCCTCTCCGGCGGTGCGTATGCCGTGCGCCGCACTGCCGGGGGTGACGCGTGGGCGGCGCTGCAGGACCAGCCCACCGGTGGCGGCAAGCCCGCCGTCAGCCTCGGCATGCCGGGCGTGGGTCGGCCTGCCACGGTGACCGCCCCGAGCTGTGGCTGA
- a CDS encoding regulatory protein RecX, whose translation MTDKRAAAWAALEAAQAATSSHGPSWFGDVPPTASEPGAPAERGADAGTGAAAEPGAIWEPDAPREPRTASRPKRRERPESRERRPRAWQPIPGDPESDPTTRDGEPDAEDVARQIVLRQLAMAPRSRKQLADKLRQRGCADDVAERVLDRMTEVGLIDDEAYAGMLVRSQQASRGLAKRALARELRTKGVDDETAQAALEEVRPEDEREQAERLVAKKLRTMHGLDATVQTRRLAGMLARKGYPGDLSMQVIREAVRGAPEHQRD comes from the coding sequence ATGACTGACAAGCGTGCCGCGGCCTGGGCTGCCCTCGAGGCAGCCCAGGCCGCGACGTCGTCCCACGGACCCTCGTGGTTCGGCGACGTCCCGCCCACGGCGTCCGAACCGGGTGCCCCTGCGGAACGAGGTGCGGACGCGGGCACGGGCGCCGCTGCGGAGCCGGGTGCGATCTGGGAGCCCGACGCGCCCCGGGAGCCCCGTACGGCGTCCAGGCCGAAGCGCCGAGAGCGGCCAGAGAGCCGAGAGCGCCGACCGCGGGCGTGGCAGCCCATCCCGGGCGACCCCGAGTCCGACCCCACGACTCGTGACGGCGAGCCGGATGCCGAGGACGTCGCACGGCAGATCGTCCTGCGCCAGCTGGCGATGGCGCCGCGCAGCCGCAAGCAGCTGGCCGACAAGCTGCGCCAGCGTGGCTGCGCCGACGACGTCGCCGAGCGTGTCCTCGACCGCATGACCGAGGTGGGCCTCATCGACGACGAGGCTTATGCCGGGATGCTGGTCCGCTCCCAGCAGGCCAGCCGGGGGCTCGCCAAACGCGCGCTGGCGCGCGAGCTGCGCACCAAGGGCGTCGACGACGAGACGGCGCAGGCCGCCCTCGAGGAGGTCCGCCCCGAGGACGAGCGCGAGCAGGCCGAGCGCCTGGTCGCCAAGAAGCTCCGGACCATGCACGGGCTCGACGCCACGGTGCAGACCCGCCGGCTCGCCGGCATGCTCGCCCGCAAGGGCTACCCGGGCGACCTGTCCATGCAGGTCATCCGCGAGGCCGTCCGCGGGGCCCCCGAGCACCAGCGCGACTGA
- the recA gene encoding recombinase RecA codes for MAAPTNPSAVGLDQKARSLDTVMGQIEKNFGKGAVMRLGDDVRPPIEVIPTGSISLDVALGIGGLPRGRVVEIYGPESSGKTTVALHAVANAQRNGGIAAFIDAEHALDPEYAKKLGVDTDALLVSQPDTGEQALEIADMLIRSGALDIIVIDSVAALVPRAEIEGEMGDSHVGLQARLMSQALRKITGALNTTGTTAIFINQLREKIGVMFGSPETTTGGKALKFYASVRLDVRRIETLKDGSEPVGNRTRVKVVKNKVSPPFKQAEFDILYGQGISREGGLIDMGVEHGFVRKSGAWYTYDGDQLGQGKENARNFLKDNPDLANEIEKKIKEKLGVGPQVDKPAEVVPEVPVEF; via the coding sequence ATGGCCGCACCGACCAACCCCTCAGCAGTGGGACTGGACCAGAAGGCAAGGTCCCTCGACACCGTCATGGGTCAGATCGAGAAGAACTTCGGCAAGGGCGCGGTCATGCGCCTCGGCGACGACGTCCGACCCCCCATCGAGGTCATCCCCACCGGGTCGATCTCCCTCGACGTCGCACTGGGCATCGGCGGGCTGCCGCGCGGCCGCGTCGTCGAGATCTACGGCCCGGAGTCCTCGGGCAAGACGACCGTCGCCCTGCACGCCGTGGCCAACGCCCAGCGCAACGGCGGCATCGCGGCGTTCATCGACGCCGAGCACGCCCTCGACCCCGAGTACGCCAAGAAGCTCGGCGTCGACACCGACGCCCTCCTCGTGTCCCAGCCCGACACCGGTGAGCAGGCGCTCGAGATCGCCGACATGCTGATCCGCTCCGGCGCCCTCGACATCATCGTCATCGACTCGGTGGCGGCGCTCGTGCCGCGCGCCGAGATCGAGGGCGAGATGGGTGACAGCCACGTCGGCCTCCAGGCGCGCCTGATGTCGCAGGCGCTGCGCAAGATCACCGGTGCGCTCAACACCACCGGCACGACCGCGATCTTCATCAACCAGCTCCGCGAGAAGATCGGCGTCATGTTCGGCTCGCCGGAGACGACGACCGGTGGCAAGGCGCTGAAGTTCTACGCCTCGGTCCGCCTCGACGTCCGCCGGATCGAGACCCTCAAGGACGGCAGCGAGCCGGTCGGCAACCGCACCCGCGTCAAGGTCGTCAAGAACAAGGTGTCCCCGCCGTTCAAGCAGGCCGAGTTCGACATCCTCTACGGGCAGGGCATCTCGCGTGAGGGCGGCCTCATCGACATGGGTGTCGAGCACGGGTTCGTCCGCAAGTCCGGCGCTTGGTACACCTACGACGGCGACCAGCTCGGGCAGGGCAAGGAGAACGCCCGCAACTTCCTCAAGGACAACCCCGACCTCGCCAACGAGATCGAGAAGAAGATCAAGGAGAAGCTGGGCGTCGGCCCGCAGGTCGACAAGCCGGCCGAGGTCGTCCCCGAGGTGCCGGTCGAGTTCTGA
- a CDS encoding DUF1876 domain-containing protein yields the protein MTHDGTWEISISLDEHDGRTRAEVRLHTHGGTHLRGVGWADRNPKDPEVPQIGEELAVSRALSELAHELLQSTADDIAASLHHPVTLRR from the coding sequence ATGACGCACGACGGCACGTGGGAGATCTCGATCTCCCTCGACGAGCACGACGGACGCACCCGCGCGGAGGTCCGGCTGCACACGCACGGCGGCACCCACTTGCGCGGCGTCGGGTGGGCCGACCGCAACCCCAAGGACCCCGAGGTGCCCCAGATCGGCGAGGAGCTCGCCGTGTCGCGCGCGCTCTCCGAGCTGGCCCACGAGCTCCTGCAGAGCACGGCGGACGACATCGCCGCCTCGCTGCACCACCCGGTGACCCTGCGCCGCTGA
- a CDS encoding ABC transporter ATP-binding protein, which produces MSAPAGTPSHEHVLVAQHLTRSFGDRVAVDDVSFHIAPGEAYGLLGPNGAGKTTTIRLVCGLLTPDAGSVEVTGIPVSAGATRAKARIGYVPQDVSLYPDLTARENLAFFGRLYRLSGSTLRARVDEVLDLVDLRDRGDDRVESYSGGMRRRLNIGASLLHRPELLVLDEPTVGVDPQSRHAIMESIRALGSSGLAVLYTTHYMEEAERLCDRVAIIDRGRLVAEGTRRELVARVGERDRILLSASGSLATFAETCRSMEGIDSVDVSDSSVELLATEGRLRLPCVLAAATSAGAAVRSVEVVEPDLEAVFLHLTGTALRE; this is translated from the coding sequence ATGAGCGCCCCGGCCGGCACCCCGTCACACGAGCACGTCCTGGTCGCCCAGCACCTGACGCGCAGTTTCGGCGACCGGGTGGCAGTGGACGACGTCTCGTTCCACATCGCGCCCGGCGAGGCCTACGGGCTCCTCGGCCCCAACGGGGCCGGCAAGACCACGACGATCCGGCTCGTGTGCGGGCTGCTCACCCCCGACGCGGGGTCGGTGGAGGTGACGGGCATCCCGGTCAGCGCCGGCGCGACCCGCGCCAAGGCCCGCATCGGCTACGTCCCGCAGGACGTCTCGCTCTACCCGGACCTCACCGCCCGGGAGAACCTCGCCTTCTTCGGCCGGCTCTACCGGCTCTCGGGGTCGACGCTGCGCGCCCGCGTGGACGAGGTGCTCGACCTGGTGGACCTGCGCGACCGGGGCGACGACCGGGTCGAGTCCTACAGCGGCGGTATGCGGCGCCGGCTCAACATCGGCGCGAGCCTGCTGCACCGGCCCGAGCTGCTCGTCCTCGACGAGCCCACCGTCGGGGTGGACCCGCAGAGCCGCCACGCGATCATGGAGAGCATCCGCGCGCTCGGCTCCTCCGGCCTCGCCGTGCTCTACACGACGCACTACATGGAGGAGGCGGAGCGCCTCTGCGACCGGGTCGCCATCATCGACCGTGGACGCCTCGTCGCCGAGGGCACGCGCCGCGAGCTCGTTGCCCGGGTGGGCGAACGCGACCGGATCCTGTTGTCCGCCAGTGGTTCCCTGGCCACGTTCGCGGAGACGTGCCGGTCGATGGAGGGGATCGACAGCGTCGACGTCTCCGACTCCTCGGTCGAGCTGCTGGCGACCGAGGGGCGCCTGCGACTGCCCTGCGTGCTGGCCGCCGCCACCAGTGCGGGGGCAGCGGTGCGCTCGGTCGAGGTGGTCGAGCCCGACCTCGAGGCGGTCTTCCTGCACCTGACCGGCACGGCCCTCAGGGAGTGA
- a CDS encoding ABC transporter permease, translating to MHPVLAIALKDLRQRMRDRSVWVLGFLAPLAVAALISLAFGGAQTFHTSVAVVDEDHGAIAAGFTQFLRSPDLHGLLTVRTVSGTADARAKVANGTLGAAYVIPAGFSDAVTAGRSQPITVLASVDATVAAQVARALAQSFTAHLEGVQLSVRTAVAAGAPPSAIAALAAQASTRELPEQAQPRASGAKTLTAVSYYAPAMGTFFMFFAIGFGSRGWFLERSGGTLERLAVAPMGMGAVLAGKSLATFVYGAASLGTVALVSSLAFGADWGPPPVVVALVLALALTLVGLTALVITLARTERQAEGIASIITFGLVLLGGNFVFISQAPDAVRTLSRLTPNGWALRAFTDLSGGAPWTAAVVPLLAVLAFAAGTAFIAFLLRGRVLAR from the coding sequence GTGCACCCCGTCCTCGCCATCGCCCTGAAGGACCTGCGGCAGCGCATGCGCGACCGGTCGGTGTGGGTGCTGGGGTTCCTCGCACCGCTGGCGGTGGCGGCGCTGATCAGCCTCGCGTTCGGGGGCGCGCAGACGTTCCACACGTCGGTGGCGGTGGTGGACGAGGACCACGGTGCGATCGCCGCCGGCTTCACGCAGTTCCTGCGCAGCCCCGACCTCCACGGCCTGCTGACGGTGCGGACCGTGTCCGGCACTGCCGACGCCCGGGCGAAGGTCGCGAACGGCACGCTCGGCGCGGCATACGTCATCCCGGCGGGCTTCTCCGACGCGGTGACGGCCGGGCGCAGCCAGCCCATCACGGTGCTCGCCAGCGTGGACGCCACGGTGGCCGCGCAGGTGGCGAGGGCGCTCGCCCAGTCGTTCACCGCGCACCTCGAGGGCGTGCAGCTGTCGGTGCGCACGGCGGTGGCGGCAGGCGCCCCGCCGAGCGCGATCGCCGCCCTCGCCGCGCAGGCCTCGACCAGGGAGCTGCCCGAGCAGGCGCAGCCCCGGGCGTCCGGGGCCAAGACCCTCACCGCGGTCAGCTACTACGCGCCGGCGATGGGCACGTTCTTCATGTTCTTCGCGATCGGGTTCGGCTCGCGCGGCTGGTTCCTCGAGCGCAGCGGCGGGACCCTGGAGCGGTTGGCCGTGGCCCCCATGGGGATGGGCGCCGTGCTGGCGGGCAAGTCGCTCGCGACGTTCGTCTACGGCGCCGCCAGCCTCGGCACGGTGGCGCTCGTGAGCTCGCTCGCCTTCGGGGCGGACTGGGGTCCCCCACCTGTCGTGGTGGCGCTGGTCCTCGCGCTGGCCCTGACGCTGGTGGGCCTCACCGCCCTCGTGATCACGCTGGCGCGCACCGAGCGACAGGCGGAGGGCATCGCCTCGATCATCACGTTCGGGCTGGTGCTGCTCGGTGGCAACTTCGTCTTCATCTCGCAGGCGCCGGACGCCGTGCGCACGCTGTCGCGCCTCACCCCGAACGGGTGGGCCCTGCGGGCGTTCACCGACCTGTCGGGTGGGGCGCCATGGACGGCGGCGGTCGTACCGTTGCTGGCGGTGCTGGCGTTCGCCGCCGGGACGGCGTTCATCGCCTTCCTGCTGCGCGGTCGGGTGCTGGCGCGATGA
- a CDS encoding ABC transporter permease — MTALTLAWTELRRAARDRTFLFFALFLPFMVILLIGVTTSGFAQERVAVVQGDRSAMANSLVTELDAAPGLQVVRVADREAGVQRLRSGEVTAVVLVPPDFSTTLEAGRSVVLPVLTTGAVGSGGSTLTTIRSVVARQAATVQAAAFATERVGGTFAQNRARALALQSQAPVAGVRTVVVDSASNYLPLGFSYSAPTMLVLFVFINAMAGGAAIIQTRRLGIFSRALAAPVRPRDLVLGEGLCYLTLAAAQAALIVVVGAVVFGVGWGDPLAAGLLIGVWCLVGTGAGLVSGTLFHTPEQASAIGPAVGIAFGMLGGCMWPLEIVPAGVRAAGHLTPHAWAVDAWVTLLSRGGGVGDILVELAVLAGFAVLLLATATLRLRRSLVTG; from the coding sequence ATGACCGCCCTGACGCTGGCGTGGACCGAGCTGCGGCGGGCGGCGCGTGACCGCACCTTCCTGTTCTTCGCGCTGTTCCTGCCGTTCATGGTCATCCTGCTCATCGGGGTGACGACGTCGGGGTTCGCGCAGGAGCGGGTCGCCGTGGTCCAGGGAGACCGCAGCGCCATGGCGAACTCGCTGGTGACCGAGCTGGACGCGGCCCCGGGCCTGCAGGTCGTGCGCGTGGCGGACCGGGAGGCTGGCGTCCAACGGCTGCGGTCCGGCGAGGTGACGGCGGTAGTGCTGGTCCCGCCGGACTTCTCGACCACGCTGGAAGCGGGCCGCTCGGTGGTCCTGCCGGTGCTGACCACCGGCGCAGTGGGTTCGGGCGGCTCGACACTCACGACCATCCGGTCCGTCGTCGCGCGACAGGCTGCGACGGTGCAGGCCGCGGCGTTCGCCACCGAACGCGTCGGCGGCACGTTCGCGCAGAACCGGGCTCGCGCCCTGGCCCTGCAGAGCCAGGCGCCGGTCGCGGGAGTGCGCACCGTGGTCGTCGACAGCGCGAGCAACTACCTGCCGCTCGGCTTCAGCTACAGCGCACCGACCATGCTGGTGCTCTTCGTCTTCATCAACGCGATGGCCGGCGGCGCCGCGATCATCCAGACCCGGCGGCTGGGCATCTTCTCCCGGGCCCTGGCCGCACCCGTCCGGCCGCGCGACCTCGTCCTGGGCGAGGGCCTGTGCTACCTCACCCTCGCCGCAGCCCAGGCCGCGCTCATCGTGGTCGTCGGCGCGGTCGTCTTCGGTGTCGGCTGGGGGGACCCGCTCGCGGCGGGACTGCTCATCGGCGTGTGGTGCCTCGTCGGGACCGGCGCCGGCCTCGTCAGCGGGACGCTCTTCCACACACCCGAGCAGGCCAGTGCGATCGGGCCGGCGGTCGGGATCGCCTTCGGGATGCTCGGCGGCTGCATGTGGCCGCTCGAGATCGTGCCTGCCGGCGTCCGGGCCGCCGGGCACCTCACGCCGCACGCCTGGGCCGTCGACGCCTGGGTGACGCTGCTGTCGCGTGGGGGCGGGGTCGGCGACATCCTGGTGGAGCTGGCCGTGCTGGCCGGGTTCGCGGTGCTGCTGCTGGCCACGGCGACGCTGCGCCTGCGCCGCTCGCTGGTCACCGGCTGA
- a CDS encoding GNAT family N-acetyltransferase, with the protein MPRHLVDPSTPESPVRVATFEELDAHTAYRLWALRSQVFVVEQDCPYLDLDGRDSEPSARHLWVEVDGVPVSTLRVLEDGTALRVGRVATAESARGRGLAARLVRAALDLAGERDVVLDAQSHLADWYAGFGFVPDGRGFVEDGIPHTPMRRRP; encoded by the coding sequence ATGCCGCGCCACCTCGTCGACCCGTCCACGCCCGAGTCGCCGGTCCGGGTGGCGACGTTCGAGGAGCTCGACGCGCACACGGCATACCGGCTCTGGGCGTTGCGCTCGCAGGTCTTCGTGGTCGAGCAGGACTGCCCCTACCTCGACCTCGACGGCCGCGACAGCGAGCCCTCGGCCAGGCACCTGTGGGTGGAGGTCGACGGCGTGCCGGTCTCGACGTTGCGGGTGCTGGAGGACGGCACGGCGCTGCGTGTCGGTCGGGTCGCGACAGCCGAGTCCGCACGGGGGCGCGGGCTGGCGGCCCGGCTGGTGCGGGCCGCACTGGACCTGGCAGGGGAGCGCGACGTCGTCCTCGACGCCCAGTCGCACCTGGCCGACTGGTACGCCGGGTTCGGGTTCGTGCCCGACGGGCGGGGCTTCGTCGAGGACGGCATCCCGCACACCCCCATGCGCCGCCGTCCCTGA
- a CDS encoding ABC transporter permease, with translation MSATSTTPTRPGGPSRPTAATRLARAVPVPAGAGLARMLVERNVTSFRHGWIALVTGFAEPVFYLFSLGVGIGALVRTVTTDSGMVVTYPQFVAPALLAASAMNGAVFDSTFNVFFKLKYAKLYDAVLATPMGPRDIAVGEISWSLIRGGLYSLAFLVVALLAGAVHSWWAVLAVPAAVFIGFAFAALGMFATTFMRSWVDFDYVTLAIQPMFLFSATFFPLATYPDALQWLVRATPLYHGVALERALMLGDMGWGVLGHVAYLVVLGLVGVLGAARRLERLLLS, from the coding sequence GTGAGCGCCACCTCGACGACCCCGACCCGCCCGGGCGGTCCCTCCCGCCCGACGGCGGCGACCCGGTTGGCGCGCGCCGTCCCGGTGCCGGCCGGCGCCGGGCTCGCGCGGATGCTGGTCGAGCGCAACGTCACCTCCTTCCGCCACGGGTGGATCGCGCTCGTCACCGGGTTCGCCGAGCCGGTGTTCTACCTGTTCTCGCTCGGCGTGGGCATCGGGGCGCTGGTGAGGACGGTGACAACCGACAGCGGGATGGTCGTCACCTATCCGCAGTTCGTCGCACCGGCCCTGCTCGCCGCGTCGGCGATGAATGGTGCCGTGTTCGACTCGACGTTCAACGTATTCTTCAAGCTCAAGTACGCCAAGCTCTACGACGCCGTGCTGGCGACCCCGATGGGTCCGCGGGACATCGCCGTGGGGGAGATCTCCTGGTCGCTGATCCGCGGCGGGCTGTACTCGCTGGCGTTCCTCGTCGTGGCGCTGCTCGCGGGTGCGGTGCACTCGTGGTGGGCGGTGCTGGCGGTGCCGGCTGCGGTCTTCATCGGGTTCGCGTTCGCCGCGCTGGGGATGTTCGCGACGACGTTCATGCGCTCGTGGGTCGACTTCGACTACGTCACGCTCGCGATCCAGCCGATGTTCCTGTTCTCGGCGACCTTCTTCCCGCTGGCGACCTACCCCGACGCGCTGCAGTGGCTCGTCCGGGCGACGCCGCTGTACCACGGGGTCGCCCTCGAGCGTGCCCTCATGCTCGGGGACATGGGCTGGGGCGTGCTCGGCCACGTCGCCTACCTCGTCGTGCTGGGACTCGTCGGGGTCCTGGGGGCGGCCCGTCGACTCGAGCGCCTCCTGCTCTCGTAG